From the Candidatus Zixiibacteriota bacterium genome, one window contains:
- a CDS encoding SH3 domain-containing protein, whose translation MLLLVRNNLLAPRCARKLHFRHMTLYRVIAAHTPPEYPPVFWRSGHAVSVGRRDDEWTEFLWCTDGSGQSAWVPKSFLCRDGATAALGHDYDSRELRVEVGEQLEALDTVGGWVWCRNQLGEFGWVPLRCLHYIRVND comes from the coding sequence ATGTTACTGCTGGTGCGCAACAATCTGCTTGCGCCTCGCTGTGCTCGGAAGCTTCATTTCCGCCACATGACACTCTATCGCGTCATCGCCGCACACACTCCGCCCGAATATCCGCCGGTCTTCTGGCGCTCCGGACACGCCGTGTCGGTGGGCCGGCGCGATGACGAATGGACCGAATTCTTGTGGTGCACGGACGGTTCCGGGCAATCAGCGTGGGTGCCGAAGTCATTCCTATGCCGTGACGGCGCAACGGCTGCTTTGGGTCATGATTACGATAGCCGCGAATTGCGGGTAGAGGTTGGTGAGCAATTGGAGGCCTTGGATACTGTCGGCGGCTGGGTCTGGTGTCGCAACCAGCTAGGCGAATTTGGTTGGGTGCCGTTGCGTTGTTTACATTATATTAGAGTGAACGATTAA
- the ispG gene encoding flavodoxin-dependent (E)-4-hydroxy-3-methylbut-2-enyl-diphosphate synthase — protein MFNKPRRKSRQIKVGGVLIGGDAPVSVQSMTTTQTRSVDATVAQIKQLEAVGCDIVRVAVLNKEDAQSLGEIKRQISIPLVADIHFHYRLALIAAEQGVDKIRTNPGNIGDDTKMETVVAACKERGLPIRIGVNTGSLEWDLVKSMGRYNPDALVESALRKVRLLEEMDFQDICISMKSSEVPGMVEGYRKIAQLVDYPLHLGVTEAGPLMGGTIKSSVAFGLLLHEGIGDTIRVSLSADPVEEIKVGKKILQSLGLFSNAPDLVSCPTCGRLQTDLFGLIGRVEKVLEGIKKPIKVAVMGCNVNGPGEVGDADLGVVGSADYLALVRKGEVIGKFPPEQLEVELLKELQAFRDEDMKANAASPVMIPTE, from the coding sequence ATGTTCAACAAACCGCGTAGAAAGTCCCGCCAGATCAAGGTCGGTGGCGTGTTGATTGGTGGCGACGCGCCGGTCTCAGTGCAGTCGATGACGACGACACAAACCCGCAGTGTCGACGCCACCGTCGCGCAGATCAAACAGCTTGAAGCCGTTGGCTGTGATATTGTCCGCGTCGCCGTGCTTAATAAGGAGGACGCCCAGTCACTCGGCGAGATCAAGCGGCAGATTAGTATCCCGCTGGTTGCCGATATCCATTTCCACTACCGCCTGGCGCTGATCGCGGCGGAGCAGGGCGTCGACAAGATCCGCACCAACCCGGGCAACATCGGCGATGATACCAAGATGGAAACCGTTGTTGCGGCCTGCAAAGAACGCGGCCTGCCGATCCGCATCGGTGTCAATACCGGTTCGCTCGAATGGGACTTGGTCAAATCGATGGGTCGCTACAATCCCGACGCGCTCGTCGAGTCGGCTCTGCGCAAGGTGCGCTTGCTTGAGGAGATGGATTTTCAGGATATTTGTATTTCGATGAAATCCTCCGAAGTTCCCGGCATGGTCGAGGGCTACCGCAAAATCGCACAACTGGTCGACTACCCGTTGCACCTCGGCGTTACCGAAGCCGGTCCGCTGATGGGCGGCACGATTAAGTCTTCGGTCGCTTTCGGATTGCTCTTGCATGAAGGCATCGGCGATACGATTCGCGTTTCGCTGTCGGCCGATCCCGTCGAGGAAATCAAAGTCGGCAAGAAGATTCTCCAATCACTCGGCTTGTTCTCAAATGCGCCCGACCTCGTCAGCTGTCCTACTTGCGGTCGTCTCCAGACCGACTTGTTCGGCCTGATCGGTCGCGTTGAGAAGGTGCTTGAAGGGATCAAGAAGCCGATCAAGGTTGCTGTGATGGGCTGCAATGTCAATGGTCCGGGTGAGGTCGGCGATGCCGATCTCGGCGTCGTCGGATCGGCGGATTATCTGGCGCTGGTTCGCAAAGGCGAGGTGATCGGCAAGTTTCCGCCGGAGCAACTGGAGGTTGAACTTCTTAAAGAACTTCAGGCCTTCCGCGACGAAGATATGAAGGCCAATGCTGCCTCGCCGGTCATGATTCCGACCGAATAG
- a CDS encoding DMT family transporter codes for MNRLSLLHPALYVLLCLIWGTTWMAIKVGLRDAPPFWSAALRFIIAVTILMVINAIRRSEYPRGWRNKLRVAWPGLFTYFGSYTLTYVGSVYITSALASILFAVMPFFVMLLMVFMIKDERVSWRSLLGVGIGFAGVVLIFAEPVSYSENALVGMVLLLLSPLAAAVGTVSIRAYLKDEPVLPMVTIQMALGAILLTATAFIVEDFALFHFTADSVGALLFLAIFGSVIAFSVYYWLLQRIKLMTMSLIALITPAVAMVAGYIFLNEILTPTDYFGAVLILGGVAVVNLQGKK; via the coding sequence ATGAATCGCTTGTCACTGTTGCACCCTGCGCTCTACGTTCTGCTTTGCCTGATCTGGGGCACGACCTGGATGGCGATTAAGGTCGGCTTGCGTGATGCTCCGCCCTTCTGGAGCGCGGCGTTGCGCTTCATTATCGCTGTGACCATTCTCATGGTTATCAACGCCATCCGGCGCAGTGAATATCCGCGCGGCTGGCGCAATAAGCTCCGTGTCGCCTGGCCTGGGCTCTTCACCTACTTTGGCTCTTACACCTTGACCTACGTTGGCAGCGTCTACATCACCTCGGCGCTTGCTTCGATCCTCTTCGCTGTCATGCCATTCTTTGTGATGCTCTTGATGGTGTTTATGATCAAGGACGAACGCGTAAGCTGGCGGTCACTGCTCGGCGTCGGCATCGGTTTCGCCGGCGTCGTCTTGATCTTCGCCGAACCGGTGAGTTACAGCGAAAACGCTCTGGTGGGAATGGTGCTGCTGCTGCTGTCGCCGTTGGCCGCCGCCGTCGGCACCGTTTCGATTCGTGCTTACCTCAAAGACGAACCGGTACTGCCGATGGTCACCATCCAGATGGCATTGGGCGCGATCCTGTTGACAGCGACGGCCTTCATCGTCGAGGATTTTGCACTATTCCATTTCACCGCCGATTCGGTCGGTGCCCTGCTGTTCCTGGCGATCTTCGGATCGGTCATAGCCTTCAGCGTCTACTACTGGCTCTTGCAGCGAATCAAGCTGATGACGATGTCGTTGATCGCGCTGATTACACCGGCCGTCGCCATGGTCGCAGGCTACATCTTCCTCAATGAGATCCTGACCCCGACCGACTATTTCGGCGCGGTGCTGATACTTGGCGGCGTCGCGGTCGTAAATCTGCAGGGGAAGAAATAA
- the lipA gene encoding lipoyl synthase: MSTERLAKPKWLMMNANFGAGYRRVRSLLHEHGLHSVCQEASCPNMSECFESGTATFLILGHVCTRGCGFCDILKGKPKMHDLGEPQRLASAVAKLGLKHVVITSVTRDDLADGGASIFAATVRKLREYDPKIQIELLVPDFQGSKESVDLILEAAPEVFNHNIETVPRLYNKVRPKMGYRRSLSILRYAKGSGKVKLVKSGIFVGVGEHEDEIKQTMQDIANAGVDILTIGQYLSPSELHLPVLKYYPPEDFAKFREWGLTMGYKHVESGPLVRSSYKASHQSANLIEV, translated from the coding sequence ATGAGCACCGAGCGGCTGGCCAAGCCCAAATGGCTGATGATGAACGCTAACTTCGGCGCAGGCTACCGCCGCGTCCGCAGTCTGCTTCACGAACATGGGCTCCATTCGGTCTGCCAAGAGGCGTCCTGCCCCAATATGAGTGAATGCTTCGAGTCGGGGACGGCCACGTTTCTTATCCTTGGCCATGTCTGCACTCGCGGCTGTGGTTTCTGCGACATTCTCAAGGGCAAACCGAAAATGCACGATCTGGGCGAGCCGCAGCGGCTGGCGTCCGCTGTCGCCAAGCTTGGCCTGAAACACGTTGTCATTACGTCGGTTACCCGTGATGATCTTGCCGATGGCGGCGCCTCGATCTTTGCCGCCACCGTGCGCAAATTGCGCGAGTACGATCCAAAGATTCAGATCGAGCTGCTGGTCCCGGACTTTCAGGGTTCCAAGGAATCGGTCGATCTGATCCTCGAAGCAGCACCGGAAGTCTTCAATCATAACATCGAGACCGTGCCGCGGCTGTATAACAAAGTGCGGCCGAAAATGGGTTACCGCCGCAGTCTGTCGATCCTGCGTTATGCCAAGGGCTCCGGCAAGGTCAAGCTGGTCAAATCCGGCATTTTCGTCGGAGTCGGCGAGCACGAGGATGAAATCAAACAGACGATGCAGGACATCGCTAATGCCGGCGTTGACATCCTGACCATCGGCCAATACTTATCGCCGTCGGAGCTGCATTTGCCGGTCTTGAAGTACTATCCGCCGGAGGATTTCGCGAAATTCCGCGAATGGGGGCTGACGATGGGGTACAAACACGTGGAATCGGGGCCGCTGGTGCGCAGCTCCTACAAGGCGTCGCACCAGAGCGCCAACCTGATCGAAGTCTAA
- the ispH gene encoding 4-hydroxy-3-methylbut-2-enyl diphosphate reductase produces MIRVFFAKELGFCWGVERAINLAAEAKNKNSGDVTILKEIVHNRQVVDFFRARGVGQENTLDKIDSGTLVISAHGLSPKLKEQAKDKGLSIVDTTCPLVENVHNFTRELLADGYQVILYGEPGHDEVHGVMGIDEDRIHLLAEYEDIDRLPRFEGKVALITQTTRGVRAFDKVCAKMKEIYPEIRIVNTICDATDKRQHAIHELAPTVDVVIVIGSQSSGNSQRLRDIAEEICGRAYLVDHPTQIDWGWFEGVEKVGVTAGASTPAFAVEGMLKAIHAGVGIDVEHSDPKLLEYKSFAQYKDVQQTA; encoded by the coding sequence GTGATTAGAGTCTTTTTCGCGAAGGAACTTGGTTTCTGCTGGGGCGTCGAACGCGCCATCAATCTGGCCGCGGAAGCCAAAAACAAGAACTCCGGCGACGTGACGATTCTCAAGGAGATTGTACATAATCGTCAAGTGGTCGACTTCTTCCGCGCCCGCGGAGTCGGCCAGGAGAATACCCTCGACAAGATCGACTCCGGCACGCTGGTGATATCAGCGCACGGCCTCAGCCCCAAGCTTAAAGAGCAAGCCAAGGATAAGGGGCTCAGCATCGTCGACACGACCTGTCCCCTGGTTGAGAACGTCCACAACTTCACGCGCGAACTGCTCGCCGACGGATATCAGGTCATTCTCTATGGCGAACCGGGGCATGACGAAGTGCACGGCGTGATGGGTATCGATGAAGACCGGATCCACCTCTTGGCGGAATACGAGGACATCGACCGATTGCCCCGCTTTGAGGGTAAGGTGGCGTTGATTACGCAGACCACCCGCGGTGTCCGGGCCTTTGACAAGGTCTGTGCTAAGATGAAGGAAATCTATCCGGAGATTAGAATCGTCAACACGATTTGCGATGCCACCGACAAGCGCCAACACGCAATTCACGAACTGGCGCCGACGGTCGATGTTGTGATCGTGATCGGCTCGCAGAGCTCCGGCAATTCGCAGCGCCTGCGCGACATCGCCGAGGAAATTTGCGGCCGCGCCTACTTGGTTGATCATCCGACCCAGATCGATTGGGGCTGGTTTGAAGGGGTCGAGAAAGTCGGAGTCACGGCGGGTGCCTCCACGCCGGCGTTTGCGGTTGAGGGGATGCTCAAGGCGATTCATGCCGGTGTTGGTATTGATGTCGAACATTCCGATCCCAAGCTGCTGGAGTACAAATCTTTTGCCCAATACAAAGATGTTCAACAAACCGCGTAG